From the genome of Geobacter sp. SVR, one region includes:
- the rplF gene encoding 50S ribosomal protein L6 translates to MSRIGKLPIEVIKGVKLDFTDSVLTVQGPKGKLSRQIMPCVSLNISDTSVTVTRNDENNATRAAHGLTRTLINNMVVGVTKGFQTDLEINGVGYRAEVKGKELVLSLGYSHPVNFSIPEGIVIEVDKMTKVSVKGYDKELVGQTAAKIRSFRSPEPYKGKGIKYADETILRKAGKTGKK, encoded by the coding sequence ATGTCGAGAATAGGTAAGCTTCCGATAGAGGTAATTAAGGGCGTAAAACTTGACTTCACAGATTCCGTTCTGACCGTTCAGGGCCCGAAGGGAAAGCTTTCGCGTCAAATTATGCCTTGTGTCAGCCTGAATATCTCTGACACATCGGTTACTGTCACAAGAAATGATGAAAACAACGCAACCCGTGCTGCTCACGGTTTGACGCGTACTCTCATCAATAACATGGTTGTCGGCGTCACCAAGGGTTTCCAGACCGATCTCGAAATCAACGGGGTAGGTTACCGTGCCGAAGTCAAGGGGAAAGAGCTTGTATTGAGCCTTGGATATTCTCACCCTGTCAATTTTTCCATTCCTGAAGGCATCGTCATTGAAGTGGACAAAATGACGAAGGTTTCGGTCAAAGGTTACGATAAGGAACTTGTCGGTCAAACGGCTGCCAAAATAAGATCTTTCCGTTCTCCTGAGCCTTACAAAGGCAAGGGAATTAAATATGCAGACGAGACTATCCTGAGAAAAGCCGGTAAAACCGGCAAGAAATAG
- the rplR gene encoding 50S ribosomal protein L18 encodes MAKTALKTITRLKRQVRVRKKVRGTTERPRLNVFKSAKHIYAQIIDDTNGVTLAAYSTLSSDSDAATGNVSAAVNVGQNIARLSIEKGITSVVFDRNGFLYHGRIKALADAAREAGLLF; translated from the coding sequence GTGGCCAAGACCGCCCTTAAAACAATTACCAGGCTCAAGCGACAGGTACGCGTGCGCAAGAAAGTCCGTGGCACTACCGAGCGTCCGCGCTTGAACGTTTTTAAAAGTGCGAAGCATATCTATGCACAGATTATCGACGATACTAACGGTGTGACTTTGGCAGCATATTCCACTCTGTCGTCTGATTCTGACGCTGCTACGGGGAATGTCTCAGCTGCCGTCAATGTTGGTCAGAACATTGCGCGACTGTCGATTGAAAAAGGCATTACTTCTGTGGTTTTCGACCGCAACGGTTTTCTGTACCACGGCAGGATCAAGGCACTGGCAGACGCAGCCCGCGAAGCCGGGCTTCTTTTCTAA
- the rpsE gene encoding 30S ribosomal protein S5, whose translation MSRVNPADLNLTDRVVHISRVAKVVKGGRRFSFSALIVVGDGNGYVGYGLGKANEVPEAIRKGVEQAKKNLIKVPVNQNQTIPFEIEGKFGAGRLLMKPASAGTGVIAGGAARAIFEAAGINNILSKCLGSNNPHNVVKAAFAGLQRLKSPDEMIARRGLTE comes from the coding sequence TTGAGCAGAGTAAATCCAGCAGACTTGAATCTTACTGATCGCGTTGTGCACATCAGCCGCGTTGCAAAAGTTGTAAAAGGCGGCCGACGCTTCAGTTTTTCCGCTCTGATCGTTGTAGGTGATGGGAACGGCTATGTAGGATATGGCCTGGGCAAGGCAAACGAAGTCCCCGAGGCCATCCGCAAAGGCGTTGAACAGGCCAAGAAAAATCTTATCAAGGTTCCTGTCAATCAAAACCAGACGATTCCATTCGAAATCGAGGGCAAATTTGGGGCCGGACGACTGCTTATGAAGCCTGCGTCAGCTGGTACCGGTGTTATTGCCGGTGGCGCCGCCCGTGCTATCTTTGAGGCAGCCGGCATCAACAACATTTTGTCCAAGTGCCTCGGCTCGAACAATCCGCACAACGTTGTCAAAGCTGCATTTGCTGGCCTTCAACGACTCAAATCTCCGGATGAAATGATCGCACGCCGCGGTTTGACTGAATAA
- the rpmD gene encoding 50S ribosomal protein L30 produces the protein MSAKLQITLHKSTIGKPKKHRAIVAGLGLTKLNQTVELADTPEVRGMIAKISHMVLIK, from the coding sequence ATGAGTGCCAAACTGCAGATAACGCTCCACAAGAGCACCATCGGTAAACCGAAAAAACATCGCGCTATTGTCGCCGGTCTTGGACTTACCAAGCTTAACCAGACAGTGGAACTTGCAGACACCCCGGAAGTTCGGGGAATGATAGCGAAAATCAGCCACATGGTCCTAATCAAGTAA
- the rplO gene encoding 50S ribosomal protein L15, protein MDLNTLKPALGSTKQGKRIGRGPGSGHGKTAAKGHKGQKARSGGSIKAGFEGGQMPLQRRLPKRGFTPLDRVEYSLVNLKQLEVFEAGSVVDAAALAERGLIKCACANVKILGDGDLAKSLKVSATKFSQSAKEKIIAAGGTVEEKA, encoded by the coding sequence ATGGATTTGAATACACTCAAGCCCGCCCTGGGGTCAACAAAACAAGGAAAGCGTATTGGTCGCGGTCCCGGTTCAGGTCACGGTAAAACCGCCGCCAAGGGCCACAAAGGGCAGAAGGCCCGTTCCGGCGGAAGTATCAAGGCTGGATTTGAGGGAGGGCAGATGCCTCTCCAGCGCCGACTCCCCAAACGGGGGTTCACACCTCTCGATCGCGTTGAATACTCTCTGGTCAATCTTAAGCAGCTTGAGGTATTTGAGGCCGGTTCGGTTGTCGATGCTGCAGCTCTTGCTGAACGTGGCCTGATCAAGTGTGCCTGCGCGAATGTCAAGATTCTCGGAGATGGCGATCTTGCCAAATCCCTTAAAGTGTCCGCTACTAAATTCAGCCAATCCGCCAAGGAGAAGATCATTGCCGCCGGCGGAACGGTCGAGGAGAAAGCCTAG
- the secY gene encoding preprotein translocase subunit SecY produces the protein MLDALKNIFKIPELKKRVLFSLGMLAVYRIGCHIPTPGIDRIALATFFKQAQGTLLGLFDMFSGGALERLTVFALGIMPYISSSIIFQLLTVVVPAVEKLSKEGESGRKKIIQYTRYGTVVLSLVQGLGIAIGLESMRGPAGELVVPSPGWSFRFMTVLTLTAGTAFIMWLGEQMSEKGIGNGISLIIFAGIVARIPTALGNTGRLLNAGQISLFVIIFVVALMFAVIAGVVFVERGQRRLPIHYAKRVVGLKTFNAQSSHLPLKVNMAGVIPPIFASSIIMFPATIANFIDIPWVQKAAKSLTPGNWIYNIFFVAFIVFFCYFYTAVTFNPVDVAENIKKHGGYIPGIRPGKETSDFMDSVLTRLTFAGAIYISLVCVLPSILIGKFNLPFYFGGTALLIAVGVGMDTVAQIESHLITRNYEGFLKGVRIRGRK, from the coding sequence GTGCTCGACGCACTTAAGAACATCTTCAAGATTCCTGAACTTAAGAAGCGTGTGCTGTTTTCTTTGGGTATGCTTGCGGTGTACCGTATTGGATGCCATATCCCGACTCCCGGTATTGATCGGATCGCCTTGGCCACTTTTTTCAAGCAGGCCCAAGGCACCCTACTTGGGCTGTTCGACATGTTCTCCGGTGGTGCGCTTGAGCGTTTGACCGTCTTTGCTCTCGGTATCATGCCCTACATTTCGTCGTCCATTATCTTTCAATTATTGACTGTCGTTGTTCCTGCCGTCGAGAAGCTCTCCAAGGAGGGTGAATCCGGCCGTAAAAAAATTATTCAGTACACCCGCTACGGCACTGTTGTTCTGAGCTTGGTGCAGGGCCTCGGTATTGCGATCGGCCTCGAGAGTATGCGCGGTCCTGCAGGGGAACTGGTGGTGCCTTCCCCTGGCTGGTCATTCCGTTTTATGACGGTTTTGACTTTGACAGCCGGCACTGCCTTCATTATGTGGCTTGGTGAGCAAATGTCCGAGAAGGGAATCGGCAACGGTATCTCCCTGATAATCTTTGCGGGCATTGTGGCGCGTATTCCCACTGCTTTGGGCAACACGGGAAGACTTCTGAATGCCGGACAGATCTCACTGTTCGTGATCATCTTCGTAGTTGCCCTGATGTTTGCCGTCATCGCAGGGGTCGTATTCGTTGAGCGCGGCCAGCGGCGTCTGCCCATACACTATGCAAAGCGCGTGGTCGGGTTGAAGACGTTCAATGCCCAGTCGTCCCACCTGCCGCTTAAGGTCAATATGGCTGGAGTCATTCCTCCGATCTTTGCTTCATCCATCATTATGTTTCCGGCAACGATCGCCAATTTCATCGACATACCCTGGGTCCAAAAGGCTGCCAAAAGTCTCACCCCGGGTAACTGGATTTACAACATATTTTTTGTTGCCTTCATAGTGTTTTTCTGTTACTTCTATACGGCTGTGACTTTCAACCCTGTTGATGTCGCTGAAAACATTAAAAAGCATGGCGGCTATATCCCCGGCATCAGGCCCGGTAAAGAAACCTCTGATTTTATGGATAGCGTTCTTACCCGACTTACATTTGCGGGTGCGATCTATATTTCTTTGGTTTGTGTTTTACCGTCCATTCTCATTGGAAAATTCAACCTGCCTTTCTATTTCGGCGGCACTGCGTTGCTTATCGCGGTTGGTGTCGGGATGGATACCGTTGCCCAGATAGAGTCCCATTTGATTACCCGTAACTATGAAGGGTTTTTGAAGGGTGTCAGAATCAGGGGGAGAAAGTAG
- a CDS encoding adenylate kinase — MNLILFGPPGAGKGTQAQYIVERFGLPQISTGDMLRAAVKAQTPLGLKAKTIMDAGGLVSDELVLGIVSERLAQPDCVNGFILDGFPRTIPQADALVDVLSGMGKSIDHVISLEVDTDEIVQRLSGRRTCSACGKGYHVVNAPSRADGFCDVCGSALLQRDDDREDTVKHRLAVYDQQTAPLKKYYEQSGVLRSITGTGAVEEIQRQIVAILEG; from the coding sequence GTGAACCTGATACTGTTTGGACCTCCAGGGGCGGGAAAGGGTACTCAGGCGCAGTACATTGTCGAGCGGTTCGGACTGCCTCAGATTTCCACGGGCGATATGTTGCGTGCTGCGGTCAAGGCGCAGACTCCTCTGGGGCTCAAGGCGAAAACCATTATGGACGCAGGTGGGCTGGTGTCCGACGAGCTCGTGCTGGGCATAGTGTCTGAGCGTCTCGCTCAGCCGGATTGCGTCAACGGTTTTATTCTCGATGGTTTTCCTCGAACGATACCTCAGGCCGATGCGCTGGTGGATGTTCTTTCCGGTATGGGTAAGTCGATTGATCATGTTATCTCTCTTGAGGTTGACACTGACGAAATCGTTCAGCGGCTTTCTGGTCGCCGTACCTGTTCCGCTTGCGGTAAGGGTTATCATGTGGTCAATGCTCCTTCACGCGCGGACGGTTTTTGCGATGTCTGCGGAAGTGCCCTGCTTCAGCGCGACGATGATCGCGAGGATACGGTCAAGCACCGGTTGGCGGTTTATGACCAGCAAACCGCTCCATTGAAAAAATACTACGAGCAGTCCGGTGTTCTGCGGAGTATTACTGGCACTGGTGCGGTAGAGGAAATTCAGCGGCAGATCGTTGCGATACTGGAAGGGTAG
- the map gene encoding type I methionyl aminopeptidase translates to MIILKSPREIERMRVACRMVAEILELLKSRVKPGITTSELEAFANDEARKRKAKPAFKGYCNYPSALCCSPNEQVVHGLPTVEPLKDGDILSLDFGILYDDFYGDAAVTLPVGAVDPAVTALLKATEESLYEGIAKALPDGRLFDISHAIQVYVERRGYSVVRDFVGHGIGRSLHEDPQVPNYGHAGKGVRLKPGMVLAIEPMINQYSYEVKTLDDGWTVVTNDGGLSAHFEHTVAITESGPDILTRLTSV, encoded by the coding sequence GTGATCATCCTTAAGTCTCCGCGAGAGATTGAGCGGATGCGGGTCGCATGCAGGATGGTTGCGGAGATACTTGAGCTTCTCAAGAGTCGGGTAAAGCCGGGAATTACAACAAGCGAGCTGGAAGCTTTTGCGAATGACGAGGCCCGTAAACGTAAGGCGAAGCCTGCATTCAAGGGTTACTGCAACTATCCGAGCGCTCTCTGCTGTTCTCCGAACGAGCAGGTAGTGCATGGGTTGCCCACCGTGGAGCCGCTTAAAGATGGTGATATCCTCAGCCTTGATTTTGGTATCTTGTATGATGATTTCTATGGTGACGCGGCAGTAACGTTGCCGGTTGGCGCTGTTGACCCTGCTGTTACGGCGCTTTTGAAAGCAACTGAGGAATCACTTTACGAAGGTATCGCCAAGGCGTTGCCCGATGGTAGGCTTTTTGATATCTCTCATGCCATTCAGGTCTATGTTGAAAGGCGGGGTTATTCAGTCGTTCGTGATTTTGTAGGGCATGGGATCGGCAGGTCTCTGCACGAAGATCCCCAGGTACCCAACTACGGACATGCTGGCAAGGGAGTCAGGCTCAAGCCCGGGATGGTTTTGGCAATCGAGCCGATGATCAACCAGTATTCATACGAAGTGAAGACATTGGATGATGGTTGGACGGTGGTTACGAATGATGGTGGTTTATCCGCTCATTTTGAACATACTGTCGCCATTACTGAAAGCGGACCGGATATTCTGACGCGATTAACAAGTGTATAG
- the rpmJ gene encoding 50S ribosomal protein L36: MKVRASVKKICDKCKIIKRKGVVRVICDIPKHSQRQG; encoded by the coding sequence ATGAAAGTGAGAGCATCTGTTAAGAAGATCTGCGACAAATGTAAAATCATCAAGCGCAAGGGTGTTGTCCGCGTTATCTGCGATATTCCGAAGCATTCCCAGCGTCAGGGATGA
- the rpsM gene encoding 30S ribosomal protein S13, with amino-acid sequence MARIAGIDLPKNKRIVIALTYIYGIGNSTAESILAAAKIDPDTRTDKLTEAEVTRLRDEIDRNVKVEGDLRREISMNIKRLMDLGCYRGLRHRKGLPVRGQRTKTNARTRKGPARTVAGKKK; translated from the coding sequence TTGGCACGAATTGCTGGTATTGACCTACCAAAGAATAAGCGGATAGTAATTGCCTTGACCTATATCTACGGCATTGGCAACTCAACGGCGGAATCCATTCTTGCTGCGGCAAAGATTGATCCCGATACACGCACCGACAAGCTGACTGAGGCCGAAGTTACGCGTCTCCGTGACGAAATCGACCGCAATGTCAAAGTCGAAGGTGATCTTCGTCGTGAAATTTCCATGAATATCAAGCGGCTCATGGATCTTGGCTGTTACCGCGGACTTCGTCACAGAAAAGGGCTTCCTGTCAGGGGACAGCGCACCAAGACGAATGCCCGTACCCGTAAAGGTCCAGCCCGTACTGTTGCCGGCAAGAAGAAATAA
- the rpsK gene encoding 30S ribosomal protein S11: protein MASPAKKVVRKKKERKNITNGVAHIQATFNNTIITITDPVGNVVAWSTSGAKGFKGSRKSTPFAAQIAAEDCAKKAQEHGMRNVEVYVKGPGSGRESALRALQAAGFSISFIKDVTPIPHNGCRPPKRRRV from the coding sequence ATGGCAAGCCCCGCTAAAAAAGTTGTCCGCAAGAAGAAGGAACGGAAAAATATCACTAATGGTGTTGCCCATATACAGGCTACATTCAACAACACCATTATTACTATTACCGACCCGGTTGGGAACGTCGTCGCCTGGTCGACATCCGGCGCAAAGGGCTTCAAAGGGTCTCGTAAGAGTACTCCCTTTGCCGCTCAGATCGCTGCCGAGGACTGTGCCAAAAAGGCTCAGGAACACGGCATGAGAAACGTCGAAGTGTACGTCAAAGGCCCGGGATCTGGACGTGAATCTGCCCTGAGGGCGCTTCAGGCTGCCGGATTCAGCATCAGCTTCATCAAGGATGTAACGCCCATCCCGCATAACGGGTGCCGGCCGCCCAAAAGAAGAAGAGTCTAA
- the rpsD gene encoding 30S ribosomal protein S4 translates to MARYTGPSCRLCRRENMELFLKGDRCYTDKCAIKRRNYPPGQHGQGRSKTSAYGVQLREKQKVRRIYGLLEKQFRGYFAEADRMKGVTGENLLSLLERRLDNVVYRLGFASSRTESRQLVRHGHFTLNGRRVDIPSIQLKVGDVIALRDKSTKIAVINDALEAVVRRGIPQWLELDREGYKGSLKGLPVREDITTPIQEQLVVELYSK, encoded by the coding sequence TTGGCTCGTTATACAGGACCTTCGTGCCGTCTGTGCAGAAGAGAAAACATGGAATTGTTTTTGAAAGGGGACCGGTGTTACACCGACAAGTGTGCTATCAAGCGCCGTAACTATCCCCCCGGACAACATGGTCAGGGACGTTCCAAAACCTCTGCTTACGGTGTGCAGTTGCGTGAAAAGCAAAAGGTCAGACGCATCTACGGCCTTTTGGAAAAGCAGTTCCGTGGCTATTTTGCTGAAGCTGACCGGATGAAGGGTGTTACAGGTGAAAACCTGCTGTCCCTTCTTGAGAGACGTCTTGACAATGTCGTTTATCGTCTCGGATTTGCTTCTTCGCGTACTGAATCGCGCCAGCTGGTTCGCCATGGTCACTTTACTCTGAACGGCAGGAGAGTCGACATTCCTTCCATTCAGCTCAAAGTCGGCGATGTTATCGCTCTGCGTGATAAAAGCACCAAAATCGCCGTCATAAATGATGCTCTGGAAGCAGTTGTCCGTCGCGGCATACCTCAGTGGCTCGAACTCGATCGGGAAGGGTACAAGGGATCCCTCAAAGGGCTGCCTGTACGTGAGGATATCACCACTCCGATCCAGGAACAGCTTGTCGTCGAACTCTACTCCAAGTAG